In the Spirochaetia bacterium 38H-sp genome, TTGATTATGATAACTCATCTCCTGTTTTTATCTGCAGGTGGGCGGCTCTTCCTGATTTTCTTGTGTTTAATTTTAAAACCTATGCTGTACAATCCTCTTATCTCAGGCGGATTGCTTTTTTTGTGGAAAAACCGGGTTTTAGAGGCCGAATTGCTTCTCCTGGGGAGGTAGCAAATCTCCATGACTGGAATGCTCATGATTATCCTGCAAGAGCACTGGCTGCTTTTTTTGATACTGCTTACAGAAACAGCATTTCTCTTCTTCCTGCGGAAGAGGAACTCCTTTCTATTCTTCTTGCCAACAAAATTATAACAAAGGCTCCGGATGGATATCTCCCTGTAAGCGGAGGACTTATCAGCATATCCCGAGAGAGTCCGCCTGTATTGCGCCGTACGCTTCTTATTCACGAGTCGCTACATGCCCTATATTTTTCCTTGCCTTCATTGAGAGCTGATGTGTATGACACGTGGGAAAACCTGCTTCCCGAGGCTAGAAAGACCTTTTATGGCTTTATGCAGTGGATGAGCTACGATACTAAGCACTATCCCCTTGTTGCAACAGAGTTTTTTGCCTATATGCTTCAGCAGGATATAGAGCAGCTGCGGTGGTATATCAATGCGCGCATATTACCGAGAGCAGCGAGTGCACTGGGAAGTATCCCTGCCGAGCCGGAAGAAATAGAAAACGCTTTTCTTCTTGCAGCGGAGAAGATGGAAAAAGACTTGCAAAAACATTTTCCTTTTTCTGCAGGAAATACAATCCTTGTTAGCCGTTAATATGCTATACCGAACGTCGACTCTGGGTCATATGTAGTAAAGTGGCAAAATGGACGCAGAGACTCCTGCCTGCGGTATATATTTAGACTGTCTTCTTTGTTGGTTCTCCGCCAGGAGGCAGCGCAGGCCGCGTAGCGGGTTGTGCGTTCGGTGTAAAAATATATTGCTGTCAAAAGTGACGGAACTTGTAAAAAGCTTTTATATATTATATTCTGTATACAGAATATAATAGGAGATATCATGGAAAACAGCATACACTATCCATTTTTGTTATCGCTTTTTGTAATACTCACAGGTTATGTTCTTACCAGACTCAAGGTTTTGTCGCTTGAGCTTGGCAAGGATATATCCAGACTGATAGTCAATGTCACATTACCGGCAGTGATTCTAAATACATTAACAACTATGGAGCTGGTAGGGTCTCTTTTTTTCTTTCCTCTTATATGCATAGCTGCATCGGTGATAATATTGCCTTTTGCAAAGCTTTTTTTTAATAGGCTTTCTCTGGCGGATAGGGGAAATGCTTATCTTACGGTTATTGGCTACAATATAGGTTTGTTTGCCTATCCTCTGATAGAAGGGCTGTATGGTAAGGATGGACTTGCTGGTGTTGCCATGTTTGATGTGGGAAACGCTTTTGTAGCTTTTGGTCTTCTTTATCTGGTGGCAAGACATTTCTCACCACAGGAGGATAAGAAGATAACTCCTGTGCGGATTTTAAAAGCTCTGCTTTACTCCATACCGTTTATGAGTTATGTGATAGGACTTTCTCTTAATATTGCCGGGCTTTCTTTTCCATCTATAATTGGTGATGCCATAGCTCTAATCGCACGGGCAAATAATGCTCTTGTTCTTTTAGTGCTTGGGATGACTCTCAGATTTACGTTTCCCAAAAAGACGGCAAAGGTTTTTGCAAGGGCTCTTGCTGTAAGATACGGTCTTGGGCTTGTTCTGGGTTTTGCTGCTTTCTTTCTTCTACCTTTTGATATCTTTTACAGAAGGATATTGCTCATAGGTCTTCTTCTGCCTGCTCCTCTTGTTATAATCCCCTATGCGGCAGAAAACGAGCTGGATATGGAGTTTGCAGGAACTTATGCTAATGCTTCTGTTGTGATAAGTTTTGCTATCATGTGGCTTATAGCAAGCATCACATAGAAGGCTGCCTATAGCAGCCTTCTATATCCTGTTGTAATCAGCTTTCTGGTAGAATACTTCGCAGCCATTTTTCTGCTTCCGTAGTGCTCATATTGCGTCTTGTTGCGTAGTCAGCAAGCTGTTCTTCTGTTATGCGGCCTACTGCAAAATAATGGGAATCGGGATGGGCAAAGTAAAATCCGCTGACAGATGAAGAGGGCATCATCATATAGCTTTCTGTGAGTCTTATGCCCGTACGCTTCTGAGCATCCGTGATTTTCCATATATCTGCTTTGAGCGTATGGTCGGGACAGGGGGGGTAACCTGGAGCAGGTCTTATGCCTTGATAGCTTTCTGCCAGAGTTTCCTGAGGACTGAGTTTTTCATCCGGAGCATATCCCCAGAGCTTTTTTCTCACGAGCTGATGCAAAGCTTCTGCTGCGGCTTCCGCGAGTCTGTCTCCAAGGATGTTTACGAGTATATCCGAGTATTGGTCTGCATCTGTGTGCTCCTTTATAAAGGATTCTAGGTCTCTCCCGGCACCTGTTACAAAAAAGCCCATATAATCCCTCATACCGCTTTTTTCCTGTGGAAGAAAGTCCGACAGGCTAAGGTAATAAGGGGTTTTTTTCTTTTCTCTCTGTTGTCTGAGCATAGGAATTCTGTAGAATTCTTTATCTGTTTCCCAGTCATAGAGAAGGATATCATCGTTTTCTGTAGAGCATGCAGGATAGAAGGCAACAGCTGCATCTATTCTTATGTTTTCTTCCATTATATCCAGCATTCTGTTGGCATCGTCGTACAGTTTCTTTGCTTCTTCCCCCTTTTCTGCATCAGATAGGATGTCGGGAAACTTTCCCGGCATTTCCCATGCAATGTAAAAGAATCTCCAGTCTATGTATGGCCGCACTTCTTTTACAGAGAGCCTCACTGTCTGTGCTCCTTTTATCACAGGTTCTACAGGCTTATAATCCTTCCAATTCGGGATAAAGCGCTTTTTTCTTGCTTCCGACAAAGAAATATAGTTAAAATTTTTTATCTGTCCCAGTTTTTGTTCTCTTATTTTTTTCTGCTTTTCTCTATTTTCTGCGATAAAGCTTTCTTTCTTGTCCGAGCTTAGGGCGCTCATAACCTTTACTGCATCTGATGCATCGGTAGAATGTATGACAGGTCCAGAGTATTCTGGTGCTATCTTGAGTGCAGTATGCGTGGGACTGGTTGCAGCTCCACCTACCATGAGGGGCAGCTTCTTGCCCCTCCTTTCCATCTCTTCTGCTACTATTCTCATCTCTTCCAAAGAAGGTGTAATGAGTCCGGAAAGCCCTATGACATCCGCACCTTCTTTGTCTGCAGTTTCAAGGATATCCTGCATTGGTACCATAACTCCCAAGTCTATTACCCTATAATTGTTGCACTCAAGGACCACTTTTACTATGTTCTTTCCTATATCGTGCACATCACCTTTTACTGTTGCTATCACCATGCTTGCTTTATGCTGCCCGCCTGTTTTTGCATTTTCTTTCTTTATAAGGGGGGTGAGAAAGTCAACTGCATTTTTCATAACCCGTGCGGTCTTTACGACCTGAGGCAAAAACATTTTGCCTTCGCCAAAAAGCCTTCCAACTTCGTTCATTCCTTTCATAAGAGGGCCTTCTATCACGGCAAGTGCTGAGCCTAGTCTTTTGTGTGCTTCCGGGAGGTCTTCTTCTAGATGACTGCTTATTCCCTTGAGAAGTGCATATGTCAAGCGTTCTTCTACGTCCAGCTCTCTCCACTTATTGGCATCTCCTCCAGAAGAGGACGCTCCTGATAAACCTTCGGCAGCCTCGAGCAGAAGTTCTGTTGCTTCTGGATTCCTGTTAAAAAGCAGGTCTTCTATTAGCTTGCGCACGTTTTCCGGCACCTCTTCATATGGAAGCATGCGTGCTGGGTTTACTATGCCCATATCAAGTCCTGCTTTTACCGCATGGTAGAGAAATACAGAATGCATTGCATCTCTAAGCGGATTGTTGCCTCTGAAGGAAAAAGATATATTGCTTACTCCGCCGGATGTCTTTGCATAGGGAAGATTTTCTTTAATCCACTTTACGGCTTCAAGGAAATCCACACCATAATTGGCGTGTTCTGCCATGCCTGTTCCTATTGCAAATATGTTAGCATCTATAACAATATCTTCTGGTGCTATTCCTGCCTTAGTTGTAAGCAGTCTGTAAGAACGTTCTGCAATCTCCATGCGTCTCTCCAGGCTGTCTGCCTGTCCGTTCTCGTCAAAGCACATAACAAGAACAGCTGCTCCCATACGCTTTACAAAGCGTGCTTTCCTTATAAACTCTTCCTCGCCGTCTTTGAGACTTATGGAGTTTACTATACCTTTACCCTGTAAGCACATAAGACCTGCTTCTATCACCTTCCAGTTGGAAGAATCCAGCATGATAGGTACTCTGCTTATCTCAGGCTCTGAGGCAATCAGGTTGAGAAAGTGCTTCATTGCAGAGGGTGCATCTATAAGCGGATCATCAACGTTGATATCTATTATCTGAGCCCCTGCCTCTACCTGTGCCCTTGCAATCTCAAGAGCTGTATCCCAGTCAGAATTTGCAATGCATTTTTTAAAACGTGCAGAACCTGCCACATTGGTTCTCTCCCCCACGTTGACAAAGAGGCTCTCCCTGCTTACACGCAAAACCTCAAGCCCGGTAAAGACAGTCTCATGTTTTTTGTCAGGAATCCTGCGTGGATTTATGTCCGATAGAGCATCAACAATTGCCTTTATATGCTCCGGTGTTGTACCGCAACAACCACCTACTATGTTGAGAAGCCCTTCCCTGGCATACATAGCTAGTGTTTTTGCCATGATTTCCGGTCCCTGGTCGTACTCTCCCATAGCATTGGGAAGCCCGGCATTGGGATGCACGCTTACTGCGCATGGTGCATGCGGGGTTATGGACATAAGATGTGGCCTCATCATATCCGGGCCAAAGGCGCAGTTAAAACCTACGGATACAGGCTCTGCATGGAGCACAGAAAAAAGAAAAGCTTCTGCTGTTTGTCCTGCCAGCAGCCTGCCTGCAGCATCCGTGATAGTTGCAGAGAGCATAACAGGCACATCCTTTCCAGACTCCTCGCGGTATCTCATAAGAGCGGATAATGCTGCCTTTGCATTGAGTGTATCAAATATTGTTTCGACCAGTATGATATCAGCGCCACCATCTATGAGCCCGCATATGGAATTATGGTAGTCCTCTTCCAGTGTCTCAAAATCCAGAGCCCTAAAAGCCGGATCCTGAACATTGGGGGACAGAGAAAGGGTTTTATTGGTTGGGCCCAGCACTCCTGCCACAAAACGCGGTTTATCCGGTGTCTTTTTGCAGAACTCGTCGGCCACGCGTCTTGCAAGACGTGCAGCCTCAAGGTTGAGCCTATAGGCAAGCTCCTCTGTTGCATAATCTGCCTGGCTAGTACGGGTAGAATTAAAGGTATTGGTCTCTATTATATCCGCTCCGGCCTCAAGATAAGCCCTGTGAACACCCTCGATTATATCCGGTCGCGTCAGAGTGAGCATATCGTGATTGCCCTTGAGATTGATGGGCCTTCCTTTTGCATCCTTTTTATCAAAACCGGCAAACTCCTCGCCGCGGTAGTCGGCTTCTTCCAGCTTATGCCTCTGGAGCATAGTCCCCATGGCGCCGTCCAGAAAAAGAATCCGCTCGCTGAGAAGCTCTTTTATGTCAGCCATCCTTCCTCCAAAACATTAGCAATTTTATATAGTATACATATTAAAAGCGGGATAGAACAGTATTTTATAAAATGTGCCGAACGCAGTAATAGCGTCCGTCCTTTGTAAAGCAGGGCAGAATGGCGCTCTTACTGCTGCCTGCGGCTCATATGGTGTAGAGTTTTCTTGTGCTTCTTCTTTTGGCCGGAGGCAGTGCGATGGCGCTTGCGTCATCGCACGTTCGGTATGACAAATTGACCTATAGCCTTGGCATCTGTATACTCGTACGATTATGTATAAAGATGTGATTATCAAGGATAAGGGGCGTTCCTCTGTTATGAGGCAGCATCCCTGGATTTTTTCTGGTGCGATTTCTGACAACGGCGGTGCCGTGCCGGGCGATATTGTAACCGTGCGCAGCTTGTCCGGTGAGTTCCTTGCACGCGGGGTTTTTGACAGCGGAACTATCGCAGTGAGGATTCTTTCTTTTTCTGATAGACCCATAGACAGCGATTTTTGGAGAGACAGGCTCTATGCTGCTCTTTTCTACAGACAGGCTCTGGGTATTACAGAGTCTTCCAATTGTTATAGGTTGATTCATGGAGCAGGGGATGGTATTCCCGGACTTGTTCTGGATTTTTATAATGGGGTTGTGGTTTTTCAGGCACATTGTGTGGGAATTTATGCAAGAAGAGAGGATATCACCGCAGCTCTTGCAGATGTCTACGGAGAAAATCTGCTTGCTGTCTATGATAAGAGCAGCCAGAGTGTGCATACAGAGGAGAAACCCAAGGATTCTTACCTCTATATTGCCTCCAAACCTGTTCTTCCGCACAACATAGTGGAAAATAAGCTTTCTTTTTTTGTGGATTGGGAATCCGGACAGAAAACAGGCTTTTTCCTTGACCAGAGGGACAATAGGGCTCTTATCGCATCTATAGCAAAAGAAAGGCGTGTTATAAACGCATTTTCCTACACCGGAGGTTTCTCGGTATATGCGTTTTGGGGAGGTGCAAGGGAGGTCATATCTGTTGACAGTTCTGCCTCAGCCTGCGAACTTGCTGAGAGAAACGTAAAGCACAATTAT is a window encoding:
- the metH gene encoding methionine synthase, with the protein product MADIKELLSERILFLDGAMGTMLQRHKLEEADYRGEEFAGFDKKDAKGRPINLKGNHDMLTLTRPDIIEGVHRAYLEAGADIIETNTFNSTRTSQADYATEELAYRLNLEAARLARRVADEFCKKTPDKPRFVAGVLGPTNKTLSLSPNVQDPAFRALDFETLEEDYHNSICGLIDGGADIILVETIFDTLNAKAALSALMRYREESGKDVPVMLSATITDAAGRLLAGQTAEAFLFSVLHAEPVSVGFNCAFGPDMMRPHLMSITPHAPCAVSVHPNAGLPNAMGEYDQGPEIMAKTLAMYAREGLLNIVGGCCGTTPEHIKAIVDALSDINPRRIPDKKHETVFTGLEVLRVSRESLFVNVGERTNVAGSARFKKCIANSDWDTALEIARAQVEAGAQIIDINVDDPLIDAPSAMKHFLNLIASEPEISRVPIMLDSSNWKVIEAGLMCLQGKGIVNSISLKDGEEEFIRKARFVKRMGAAVLVMCFDENGQADSLERRMEIAERSYRLLTTKAGIAPEDIVIDANIFAIGTGMAEHANYGVDFLEAVKWIKENLPYAKTSGGVSNISFSFRGNNPLRDAMHSVFLYHAVKAGLDMGIVNPARMLPYEEVPENVRKLIEDLLFNRNPEATELLLEAAEGLSGASSSGGDANKWRELDVEERLTYALLKGISSHLEEDLPEAHKRLGSALAVIEGPLMKGMNEVGRLFGEGKMFLPQVVKTARVMKNAVDFLTPLIKKENAKTGGQHKASMVIATVKGDVHDIGKNIVKVVLECNNYRVIDLGVMVPMQDILETADKEGADVIGLSGLITPSLEEMRIVAEEMERRGKKLPLMVGGAATSPTHTALKIAPEYSGPVIHSTDASDAVKVMSALSSDKKESFIAENREKQKKIREQKLGQIKNFNYISLSEARKKRFIPNWKDYKPVEPVIKGAQTVRLSVKEVRPYIDWRFFYIAWEMPGKFPDILSDAEKGEEAKKLYDDANRMLDIMEENIRIDAAVAFYPACSTENDDILLYDWETDKEFYRIPMLRQQREKKKTPYYLSLSDFLPQEKSGMRDYMGFFVTGAGRDLESFIKEHTDADQYSDILVNILGDRLAEAAAEALHQLVRKKLWGYAPDEKLSPQETLAESYQGIRPAPGYPPCPDHTLKADIWKITDAQKRTGIRLTESYMMMPSSSVSGFYFAHPDSHYFAVGRITEEQLADYATRRNMSTTEAEKWLRSILPES
- a CDS encoding class I SAM-dependent rRNA methyltransferase, with the protein product MYKDVIIKDKGRSSVMRQHPWIFSGAISDNGGAVPGDIVTVRSLSGEFLARGVFDSGTIAVRILSFSDRPIDSDFWRDRLYAALFYRQALGITESSNCYRLIHGAGDGIPGLVLDFYNGVVVFQAHCVGIYARREDITAALADVYGENLLAVYDKSSQSVHTEEKPKDSYLYIASKPVLPHNIVENKLSFFVDWESGQKTGFFLDQRDNRALIASIAKERRVINAFSYTGGFSVYAFWGGAREVISVDSSASACELAERNVKHNYSEAKHSTVCSDVSDFLADQKKDLYDLIILDPPAFAKHIKHRHKALIAYKNLNKKAIRIVKSGGFIATFSCSQAIDLGLFTGAVRAAAIEEKRTVRIVKTLHQPVDHPVNIYQPEGEYLKGLLLYIE
- a CDS encoding AEC family transporter; translation: MENSIHYPFLLSLFVILTGYVLTRLKVLSLELGKDISRLIVNVTLPAVILNTLTTMELVGSLFFFPLICIAASVIILPFAKLFFNRLSLADRGNAYLTVIGYNIGLFAYPLIEGLYGKDGLAGVAMFDVGNAFVAFGLLYLVARHFSPQEDKKITPVRILKALLYSIPFMSYVIGLSLNIAGLSFPSIIGDAIALIARANNALVLLVLGMTLRFTFPKKTAKVFARALAVRYGLGLVLGFAAFFLLPFDIFYRRILLIGLLLPAPLVIIPYAAENELDMEFAGTYANASVVISFAIMWLIASIT